The proteins below come from a single Roseiflexus sp. RS-1 genomic window:
- a CDS encoding sensor histidine kinase, whose protein sequence is MASRRSWHLTVRTRITLVALVLALAPLLFVSALSLSTLDRARSIAVQTASEALREQTESDLARWVTDKANLYDAKLDRIYHQVETIVTYRPGNFSNPTVASERVWIAPDGPTPAALRSHAATVTLARQYIPLLRASVGQDGMVSLGYVAFEDGGVLAFDQDIIDVLDAIKPFDPRKRSWYIAARDAGRTVWVDTYVDANTKKLTTTCAAPLYDERGAFIGVVGFDVLLETIQQDILSIDIPPGGSAFLINQRGDVLLHNNLLNRQGRWDQPIATDNLLNDPNPQLRDAAARMTRADQGVVRMMLQDEEVYLAFAPIASAGWSVGIVIPVAEVTGFVQQVSEAITRRQETLSGQIVAVIVLSVVVVAVLSMPAALILTRPLRELQAAAQRVAAGDLTYRVPEEGAPEIANVGRSFNTMTDALREKIGELELNLRQLAALNDMSNRFRTIASVRDQLDAIPRGVCECLDFDRAVLYLIEQRTLRPVSAWVGEGDADQVARLLADAAPISLDSDSMAADVVRSGQAVIIGEPSDQALWGASVQAPLFGHEKRVIGLLAAAFDEPGRTPTARDAAQLMTYAGMSGLALENTMLYADLERQVAQRTAELRTALARAQEADRLKGQFLAAVSHELRTPLNAIIGFSTVMLDEIDGPVTPLQREDLKIINRNGRFLLHLIDDLLDLARIEAGKIELELAPVDVRALIVEVTETVQGLLHNRPITLNLALPERLPYAYADAARIRQVLLNLLSNAVKFTKRGSIDISARCVAAPDTQPGTKSAGAVIVRNGQRLHPYIAVSVRDTGVGIAPEDLTRIFEAFHQVRAGDRQHGSGLGLAISRRLIEAHGGRIWAESEPGKGSVFTFILPCTFVKRNGRLEGNEEPADASGVRHVEVQTSLIDQ, encoded by the coding sequence ATGGCATCTCGTCGGTCGTGGCATCTGACAGTACGCACCAGGATAACCCTGGTGGCGCTCGTGCTGGCGCTGGCGCCGCTGCTCTTTGTGAGCGCGCTCAGCCTTTCCACGCTCGACCGCGCCCGCAGCATCGCGGTGCAGACCGCATCCGAAGCCTTGCGCGAGCAGACCGAAAGCGATCTCGCACGCTGGGTGACCGATAAAGCCAACCTCTACGACGCGAAACTCGACCGCATCTATCATCAGGTCGAAACAATCGTCACGTACCGACCGGGAAACTTCTCCAATCCGACCGTCGCATCAGAGCGCGTCTGGATTGCGCCGGACGGTCCCACGCCAGCTGCGTTGCGTTCCCACGCCGCAACGGTGACGCTTGCCCGTCAGTACATCCCGCTCCTGCGCGCTTCGGTCGGGCAGGATGGCATGGTGAGCCTGGGGTATGTCGCGTTTGAGGATGGCGGGGTGCTCGCTTTCGACCAGGATATCATCGATGTTCTCGATGCGATCAAGCCCTTTGACCCGCGCAAACGCAGCTGGTATATCGCTGCCCGTGATGCTGGCAGAACCGTATGGGTCGATACCTATGTCGATGCCAATACCAAGAAACTGACAACCACCTGCGCCGCGCCGCTCTACGACGAACGAGGCGCTTTCATCGGCGTCGTTGGCTTTGATGTGCTGTTGGAAACGATCCAGCAGGATATTCTTTCGATTGATATTCCGCCGGGCGGTTCGGCATTTTTGATCAATCAGCGTGGCGATGTGCTGCTCCACAACAACCTGCTGAATCGGCAGGGGCGGTGGGATCAACCGATTGCAACCGACAATCTGTTGAACGATCCCAATCCGCAGTTGCGCGACGCTGCTGCGCGCATGACGCGCGCGGATCAGGGCGTCGTGCGCATGATGTTGCAGGATGAAGAAGTATATCTGGCATTCGCGCCGATTGCCAGTGCAGGCTGGAGTGTCGGGATCGTCATCCCGGTTGCCGAAGTCACCGGGTTCGTTCAGCAGGTCAGTGAAGCGATCACCAGGCGGCAGGAGACGCTGAGCGGTCAGATCGTCGCAGTGATTGTGCTGAGCGTTGTTGTGGTGGCGGTGCTCAGCATGCCAGCGGCGCTGATCCTGACGCGCCCGTTGCGTGAGTTGCAGGCGGCGGCGCAGCGGGTCGCCGCCGGTGATCTGACCTATCGCGTACCGGAAGAGGGCGCTCCAGAAATTGCCAATGTCGGTCGTTCATTCAACACCATGACCGACGCCTTGCGCGAGAAGATCGGTGAACTGGAGCTGAACCTGCGTCAACTGGCGGCGCTGAACGATATGTCCAACCGCTTCCGCACGATTGCATCGGTGCGAGATCAACTCGACGCTATTCCGCGCGGGGTGTGCGAATGTCTGGATTTCGATCGCGCTGTCCTGTACCTGATCGAACAGCGCACGCTGCGCCCGGTGAGCGCATGGGTCGGCGAGGGTGACGCCGATCAGGTTGCCCGGCTTCTGGCGGATGCGGCGCCAATCTCGCTCGATAGCGACTCCATGGCGGCGGATGTGGTCCGCAGCGGGCAGGCGGTGATCATCGGCGAACCGTCCGATCAGGCGCTATGGGGCGCATCGGTGCAGGCGCCGCTGTTTGGTCACGAGAAGCGCGTGATCGGGCTGCTGGCAGCCGCCTTCGACGAACCAGGACGCACGCCGACGGCGCGTGACGCGGCACAGTTGATGACCTATGCCGGTATGTCCGGTCTGGCGCTTGAGAATACGATGCTCTACGCCGATCTCGAGCGCCAGGTCGCGCAGCGTACCGCCGAGTTGCGCACCGCCCTGGCGCGCGCCCAGGAGGCGGATCGGCTGAAAGGGCAGTTCCTGGCGGCAGTTTCACACGAACTGCGCACGCCGCTCAATGCCATCATCGGGTTTTCAACCGTCATGCTCGATGAGATCGATGGTCCTGTCACACCGCTGCAACGCGAGGATTTGAAGATCATCAACCGGAATGGTCGCTTCCTGCTGCACCTGATCGACGATCTCCTCGATCTGGCGCGTATCGAGGCGGGCAAGATCGAACTGGAACTGGCGCCGGTTGACGTGCGCGCCCTGATTGTTGAGGTGACCGAAACGGTGCAGGGGTTGCTGCACAACCGCCCGATTACGCTCAACCTGGCGTTGCCTGAACGCCTGCCGTATGCGTATGCCGACGCCGCCAGAATTCGTCAGGTGTTGCTGAACCTGTTGTCCAACGCGGTCAAGTTTACGAAGCGGGGAAGTATCGACATCAGCGCACGGTGTGTGGCGGCGCCCGACACACAGCCTGGCACGAAAAGCGCAGGTGCGGTGATTGTGCGCAACGGGCAGCGCCTGCATCCCTACATCGCCGTCAGTGTTCGCGATACCGGCGTTGGTATTGCGCCGGAAGATCTCACACGCATCTTCGAGGCGTTCCATCAGGTGCGTGCCGGCGACCGACAGCACGGCAGCGGGTTGGGTCTGGCGATCAGCCGACGTCTGATCGAAGCGCACGGCGGACGTATCTGGGCAGAGAGCGAACCAGGCAAGGGGAGTGTCTTCACGTTCATTCTTCCATGCACGTTTGTGAAGCGCAATGGCCGACTGGAAGGCAACGAGGAACCTGCGGATGCGTCAGGCGTCAGGCATGTTGAAGTGCAAACGTCACTCATCGACCAATGA
- a CDS encoding FtsW/RodA/SpoVE family cell cycle protein, with protein MFRRPWRLRSAELRLLLIALIFFATGYTLVVLAVDTTDPTATISLPRVADILWPSVLPFLLFLVMSLGLSWRLPNADQMVLPLVALLTGLGLMLIARLEPDLLSIMCRQRDGTLTPCFAGIDDRQALWVLLGIAVCSTILFVPWDDLLRRYQRTSLIDWLDHYRYAWLTIGVALILATFLFGVDPNNSGVRAWFNFGFFLFQPSELLKIILVIFLASYLNERREVVAAGYRMGPLPLPPLPYLAPLIAMWGLAMGLIIAQRDLGAALLLFSVFLAMLYVATGRGWYVIAGLCAFGAGSYVLYNIVAVVRTRVSIWLDPWSTAQGSGYQIVQAIYALASGGVFGTGIGQGLPTVIPAVHTDFIFTALSEEMGLAGSLGVLIAYLLLIFRGYQIAARIPGRFRGFEQLLAVGLTTIIAMQTFIIIGGNLRAIPLTGITLPFISYGGSSVVINFLIVGLLLRISANAPTLAAEQR; from the coding sequence ATGTTCCGACGACCGTGGCGCCTGCGCAGCGCTGAACTGCGCCTCTTACTGATCGCACTGATCTTCTTTGCCACCGGCTACACTCTGGTCGTCCTGGCAGTGGATACGACTGATCCAACTGCGACGATTTCTTTGCCCCGCGTCGCCGATATTCTCTGGCCCTCGGTGCTGCCCTTCCTGCTCTTTCTGGTGATGTCGCTCGGTTTGAGCTGGCGGTTGCCCAATGCCGATCAGATGGTGCTCCCGCTGGTGGCGTTGCTCACCGGTTTGGGGTTGATGCTCATTGCACGCCTTGAACCCGATCTGCTCTCGATCATGTGTCGGCAGCGCGATGGAACGCTCACTCCGTGCTTTGCCGGCATTGATGACCGCCAGGCGCTGTGGGTTCTGCTGGGCATCGCCGTCTGCTCGACGATCCTGTTCGTCCCGTGGGACGATCTCCTCCGACGGTATCAGCGCACGTCGTTGATCGACTGGCTCGACCACTACCGGTATGCCTGGTTGACGATCGGTGTGGCGCTCATTCTGGCGACGTTTCTCTTCGGCGTCGATCCCAACAACAGCGGCGTGCGCGCCTGGTTCAACTTCGGCTTCTTCCTGTTCCAGCCGTCCGAACTTCTGAAGATCATCCTGGTCATTTTTCTGGCATCGTACCTGAATGAGCGCCGTGAAGTCGTTGCTGCCGGATACCGCATGGGTCCGCTGCCGTTGCCGCCCCTCCCGTATCTTGCGCCGCTGATCGCCATGTGGGGACTGGCGATGGGACTGATCATCGCCCAACGCGATCTTGGGGCGGCGTTGCTGTTGTTCAGCGTATTCCTGGCGATGCTGTATGTCGCAACGGGGCGCGGATGGTATGTGATTGCCGGGTTGTGCGCTTTCGGCGCCGGTTCGTATGTGCTGTACAACATTGTGGCAGTGGTAAGAACCAGAGTGTCGATCTGGCTCGACCCGTGGTCAACCGCCCAGGGGAGCGGGTATCAGATCGTCCAGGCGATCTATGCGCTGGCGTCCGGCGGCGTTTTTGGCACGGGGATCGGTCAGGGGCTGCCGACCGTGATTCCGGCGGTGCATACCGATTTTATTTTTACGGCGCTGAGTGAAGAAATGGGACTCGCCGGCAGCCTGGGGGTGCTGATCGCCTACCTGCTCCTCATCTTTCGCGGCTACCAGATTGCAGCGCGCATTCCTGGTCGTTTCCGCGGCTTTGAACAACTCCTCGCCGTTGGATTGACGACCATTATTGCGATGCAGACCTTCATCATCATTGGCGGCAATCTGCGGGCAATTCCGCTCACCGGTATTACGCTGCCGTTCATCTCGTATGGCGGTTCATCGGTAGTTATAAACTTCCTGATCGTCGGATTGCTGCTGCGCATCTCTGCCAATGCTCCTACCCTCGCGGCAGAACAACGGTGA
- a CDS encoding DUF5667 domain-containing protein has protein sequence MIRHSQQQIGLMEALDVVLDRLLRGADIDECLSLYPHLAVELEPLLRVAGMVRAEVTQPLPPEMERWLATGAQEFAAIADQMLARRHARRNLLKPLRKAAVQRVLVGALAVTVLLASVDTASAQSLPGDPLYVWKVAREDLTLSMTSDPVQRSKLHVTYARRRLLEINEMLASDAAIDPQALREPLALLSSHIRGAVIESRDMDVVDVSVDITALLGEVRTALSRLASKVPDASPLLENVQEQIDSVIEPTASPVPIATASPAPSLPPTTPVEAPTTVEITAPEAAPQTGREPERVDAATPIATPPPTSRPPRPSPTPGQIEPTASNAPAPTATPAPRSPTATPPPPPTMTPTAPPTEASPTNTPLPTNTPSPTATPPPTATRVPPTEPPSASSTPQPPPTARPPRPTATPRPTITPTSAPTATPTDPPAPTATPTDPPAPTATPTPAPTATPTPAPTATPTPAPTATPTPAPTATPTDPPAPTATPTETLPPTPSITPTDEAGQPTVTPAGSEPSGMPTLTPTPAGSEPSGMPTLTPDDAGAHGANL, from the coding sequence ATGATCCGTCATAGCCAACAGCAGATAGGGCTTATGGAGGCGCTCGATGTCGTTCTTGATCGCCTGTTGCGCGGCGCCGACATCGATGAGTGCCTGAGTCTGTACCCGCATCTGGCGGTTGAGCTCGAACCGCTGTTGCGTGTTGCGGGGATGGTACGCGCAGAGGTGACGCAACCGCTGCCGCCTGAAATGGAACGCTGGCTGGCGACCGGGGCGCAGGAGTTTGCCGCAATTGCCGATCAGATGCTTGCGCGTCGGCATGCCCGGCGCAATCTGCTCAAACCGCTGCGCAAGGCTGCCGTTCAACGTGTCCTGGTCGGCGCCCTGGCAGTGACGGTTCTGCTTGCATCGGTTGACACGGCGTCGGCGCAAAGTCTGCCGGGCGACCCGCTCTATGTCTGGAAAGTGGCACGGGAAGATCTGACGCTTTCGATGACGTCCGATCCAGTCCAGCGGAGTAAACTGCACGTCACCTATGCCCGCCGCCGCCTTCTGGAAATTAATGAGATGCTCGCCAGTGATGCGGCAATCGATCCACAGGCGCTCAGGGAGCCGCTTGCCCTTCTCAGCAGTCACATCCGCGGCGCTGTCATCGAAAGCCGCGACATGGATGTTGTCGATGTGTCGGTCGATATCACTGCACTCCTCGGTGAGGTGAGGACTGCTCTGTCGCGGCTTGCGTCGAAAGTTCCAGATGCCTCTCCGCTGCTCGAAAACGTCCAGGAGCAGATCGACTCGGTGATTGAACCGACAGCGTCGCCGGTTCCGATTGCGACCGCGTCGCCAGCACCCTCATTGCCGCCGACAACGCCGGTCGAAGCGCCGACAACTGTGGAAATCACGGCTCCGGAAGCTGCACCTCAGACCGGGCGCGAGCCTGAACGGGTCGATGCCGCCACCCCTATCGCAACACCGCCGCCGACCAGTCGCCCGCCTCGCCCGTCGCCGACGCCCGGTCAGATTGAGCCAACCGCAAGCAACGCCCCGGCGCCGACTGCAACGCCTGCGCCCCGATCACCAACGGCGACGCCGCCCCCGCCACCAACAATGACGCCGACGGCGCCGCCAACTGAGGCGTCGCCGACAAATACGCCGCTGCCAACCAACACGCCATCACCAACGGCAACGCCACCGCCGACGGCGACTCGTGTTCCACCGACCGAACCGCCGTCAGCCAGTTCGACGCCACAACCGCCGCCAACAGCGCGTCCGCCGCGTCCAACGGCGACACCACGCCCAACGATAACCCCGACGTCGGCGCCGACCGCAACACCGACTGATCCCCCGGCGCCGACTGCAACACCGACTGATCCCCCGGCGCCGACCGCAACGCCGACGCCAGCGCCGACCGCAACGCCGACGCCAGCGCCGACCGCAACGCCGACGCCAGCGCCGACCGCAACGCCGACGCCAGCGCCGACCGCAACACCGACTGATCCCCCGGCGCCGACCGCAACGCCGACTGAGACGCTGCCACCCACCCCGTCGATCACACCAACTGATGAGGCGGGACAACCAACGGTGACGCCAGCGGGTTCAGAGCCGTCAGGTATGCCGACTCTAACGCCAACACCAGCGGGTTCAGAGCCGTCAGGTATGCCGACCCTAACGCCAGATGACGCAGGCGCACATGGCGCCAATCTGTAA
- the tgt gene encoding tRNA guanosine(34) transglycosylase Tgt, which yields MTLAFDIEARDPHSRARAGRITTAHGVIETPVFMPVGTRGSIKSLTPDEVRNHGAQIILGNTYHLYLQPGHELIARMGGLHHFMGWDGPILTDSGGFQVFSLVYGGIADEIKGRRPTQQVQPGMVKVTDDAVIFKSYIDGSMHVFTPERSIEIQKGIGADIILCFDELPPFHAGYDYTARSLERTHAWERRCLMFHRATQEGGLPFVPPNPYQALFGIVHGGVFPDLRRASAEYLRELPFDGLCIGGSLGENKQQMREVVDMTVPHMPDHLPRHLLGIGDVDDLIECVARGIDMFDCVSPTRLGRHGTALVRDAERRWKLNVANAALRDDPTPLDAWCDCYTCRRYSRAYIHHLFRAQELLGIRLVSLHNVAFLLKLMRTIRQSIIEGRFAHLRAEWLGI from the coding sequence ATGACACTGGCATTCGATATCGAAGCGCGCGATCCGCATAGTCGCGCCCGCGCAGGGCGCATCACCACTGCCCATGGAGTGATCGAGACGCCGGTTTTTATGCCGGTTGGCACGCGGGGATCGATAAAATCGCTGACACCCGATGAAGTGCGCAATCACGGCGCACAGATTATCCTTGGCAATACCTATCATCTCTACTTGCAACCCGGTCACGAATTGATTGCCCGTATGGGTGGATTGCACCACTTTATGGGGTGGGACGGTCCTATTCTGACCGATAGTGGCGGATTTCAGGTGTTTAGCCTGGTGTATGGCGGTATTGCCGATGAGATCAAAGGTCGGCGACCGACGCAACAGGTTCAGCCTGGTATGGTTAAAGTCACCGATGATGCCGTGATTTTCAAATCGTATATCGATGGTTCCATGCATGTGTTTACGCCTGAACGCAGTATCGAGATTCAGAAAGGCATTGGCGCTGATATTATCCTTTGCTTTGATGAGTTGCCGCCGTTTCACGCCGGCTACGATTATACGGCGCGTTCGCTGGAACGCACCCACGCCTGGGAGCGACGCTGTCTGATGTTCCACCGGGCGACGCAGGAAGGCGGGTTGCCGTTCGTGCCGCCGAATCCGTATCAGGCGTTGTTCGGCATCGTTCATGGCGGGGTCTTTCCCGATCTGCGACGGGCAAGCGCCGAGTATCTGCGCGAATTGCCGTTCGATGGGTTATGTATTGGCGGGTCGCTCGGCGAAAACAAACAGCAGATGCGCGAGGTGGTGGATATGACCGTGCCGCATATGCCTGATCATCTACCGCGCCATCTGTTAGGTATTGGTGATGTGGACGACCTGATCGAATGCGTGGCGCGCGGGATCGATATGTTTGATTGCGTCAGCCCAACGCGCCTTGGTCGCCATGGCACGGCGCTGGTGCGCGATGCGGAACGTCGCTGGAAATTGAATGTCGCCAATGCTGCGCTGCGCGACGACCCGACCCCGCTGGATGCCTGGTGTGACTGCTATACGTGCCGCCGCTATTCGCGCGCCTATATTCACCACCTGTTCCGTGCGCAGGAACTGCTCGGCATTCGACTGGTCAGCCTGCACAATGTCGCGTTCCTGCTCAAATTGATGCGCACCATCCGGCAGAGTATTATCGAAGGTCGTTTTGCGCATCTACGGGCGGAGTGGCTGGGGATCTGA
- the ychF gene encoding redox-regulated ATPase YchF, with the protein MKIAIIGLANSGKTTVFNALTGGTAETTVYSSGQLTPNLATVKVPDSRLEVLARMFNPKKVTYADVQYIDIGGLSSGARESGGLPPVVLNYISGADALLHVVRAFQDERVPHPDGSVDVQRDIEAVDLELAFSDLAIIERRLARLNAEIGKMSAKERENRLIERDALVRIQSALESGTPIRDIDLSSEEERLLRGYQFLTAKPLLLAINIGEDQLTNPPTIRYDHRRSGVATLCGKIEAELAQLDDDEARAFMDDLGITEPARNRVIELSYELLGLISFLTAGPDEVRAWTIRRGTPAVEAAGVIHSDIQRGFIRAEVVAYDDLVRAGSMAEARKHGHVRMEGKQYLVQDGDVCHFLFNI; encoded by the coding sequence ATGAAAATTGCGATTATCGGTCTTGCCAACAGCGGTAAAACGACGGTTTTCAACGCGCTGACCGGCGGCACAGCAGAAACGACAGTCTATAGTTCCGGTCAGTTGACTCCGAACCTGGCGACGGTGAAGGTTCCCGACTCGCGCCTGGAGGTTCTGGCGCGCATGTTCAATCCGAAGAAAGTAACCTATGCCGATGTGCAGTACATCGACATTGGCGGGTTGAGCAGCGGCGCACGGGAAAGTGGCGGATTGCCTCCGGTAGTGCTCAATTACATCAGCGGCGCCGATGCGCTGCTCCACGTCGTGCGTGCGTTTCAGGACGAACGGGTGCCGCATCCGGATGGCAGCGTTGATGTGCAACGCGACATCGAAGCGGTCGATCTGGAACTCGCGTTTTCCGATCTGGCGATTATCGAGCGCCGCCTGGCGCGTTTGAATGCCGAGATTGGCAAGATGTCGGCAAAAGAGCGCGAGAATCGTCTGATCGAACGCGATGCGCTGGTGCGCATTCAGTCTGCGCTGGAGAGCGGCACACCTATCCGCGACATCGATCTGAGCAGTGAGGAAGAGCGTCTGCTGCGCGGGTATCAGTTTCTCACCGCCAAGCCGTTGCTCCTTGCAATCAATATCGGCGAAGATCAACTGACGAATCCGCCGACGATCCGCTACGATCATCGCCGTAGCGGGGTAGCAACGCTCTGCGGTAAAATCGAGGCTGAACTTGCCCAACTCGATGACGACGAAGCCCGCGCGTTTATGGACGATCTTGGCATCACCGAACCAGCGCGCAACCGGGTGATCGAACTCTCCTACGAACTGCTTGGTCTCATCAGTTTCCTCACCGCCGGTCCTGATGAGGTGCGCGCCTGGACGATCCGCCGCGGGACACCAGCAGTCGAAGCCGCTGGCGTCATTCATTCCGATATTCAGCGCGGCTTCATCCGCGCCGAAGTCGTCGCTTACGATGATCTGGTGCGCGCTGGCAGCATGGCAGAAGCCCGAAAGCACGGTCATGTGCGTATGGAGGGGAAGCAGTACCTCGTGCAGGACGGCGATGTGTGCCATTTTCTGTTCAACATCTGA
- a CDS encoding hybrid sensor histidine kinase/response regulator — translation MSDPTTILYIEDNHDNQLLVRRILEARGYALRICEDGPAGIALARESQPALILIDINIAGMDGYETTTRLRSLPHLRTTPIIAITADARPGTRERALTAGCDGFILKPIDPRMLPDQIAEFLGGKRELLPKGMEMTMLREYNARLVERLEQQVRELSARNAELQELDRLKSTFLATLSHELRTPLTAILGYLELFERRAFGLLTDVQGQAIGVIARNARILSRILNNLLYLQEVRSNEIRRVPVVIHDVVREIIAEMQPLAHAAHLELTSSIQPTAVYMGDPIGIGQALRALIDNAVKFTPAPGRISVTVIDEPSRVLVRVEDTGIGIPAEAHEKIFLPFYQIDDTLARPYAGVGLGLAIARHVIEAHGGQISVRSAVNAGSAFTVVLPRG, via the coding sequence ATGAGCGATCCAACGACCATTCTGTACATCGAAGACAACCACGATAATCAGTTGCTGGTGCGCCGCATTCTGGAAGCGCGCGGATATGCGCTGCGGATATGCGAAGATGGACCGGCAGGCATTGCATTGGCGCGCGAGAGTCAACCGGCGCTCATCCTGATCGACATCAATATTGCGGGAATGGACGGGTATGAAACGACGACTCGCCTGCGCAGCCTGCCGCACCTGCGCACGACGCCGATCATTGCCATCACTGCCGATGCCCGTCCTGGAACCCGCGAACGCGCACTGACCGCCGGATGTGACGGGTTCATTCTCAAGCCAATCGATCCGCGCATGCTGCCCGATCAGATTGCCGAATTTCTCGGCGGGAAACGCGAACTGCTTCCCAAAGGCATGGAGATGACCATGCTACGCGAGTACAACGCCCGCCTGGTCGAACGACTCGAGCAGCAGGTGCGTGAGTTGAGCGCGCGCAACGCGGAACTTCAGGAACTCGACCGTCTGAAGAGCACCTTTCTTGCCACTCTTTCCCACGAGTTGCGCACACCGCTCACAGCGATTCTGGGCTACCTGGAACTGTTCGAGCGACGCGCGTTTGGACTACTCACCGACGTGCAGGGTCAGGCGATTGGGGTTATCGCGCGCAATGCGCGTATTCTCTCGCGCATCCTGAACAATCTACTCTACCTGCAAGAGGTGCGTTCAAATGAGATTCGCCGTGTGCCGGTGGTGATCCATGACGTGGTGCGTGAAATTATTGCCGAGATGCAGCCGCTGGCGCACGCCGCGCACCTCGAACTGACATCCTCGATTCAGCCAACCGCTGTATATATGGGTGACCCGATCGGCATCGGGCAGGCATTGCGCGCTCTGATCGACAATGCTGTGAAGTTTACTCCTGCGCCGGGGCGCATCTCCGTCACAGTGATTGATGAACCATCGCGGGTGCTGGTGCGAGTAGAGGATACCGGGATCGGCATCCCGGCGGAAGCGCACGAAAAGATTTTCTTGCCGTTTTATCAGATCGACGATACGCTGGCGCGTCCATACGCTGGCGTCGGATTGGGACTGGCCATCGCCAGGCACGTCATCGAGGCGCACGGCGGTCAGATAAGTGTGCGCAGCGCCGTCAATGCCGGAAGCGCCTTCACCGTTGTTCTGCCGCGAGGGTAG
- a CDS encoding RNA polymerase sigma factor produces the protein MVADTNAELPALIARAQAGDAAAFGELYTRYAKCILRYMYVRTREPELAQDLTQEVFIRVIKGIGGLQYRGEKLFLGWLYTIAGNVLVGQARRRQIAASSLDDTTEVTDPRGQDAVASLFERLSLQHAIAQLTVEQQHVLMMKFFGDMTNQEIAATIGKTEGAVKALQHRAIQALQHILEQEPGEQLMSRALGSADVA, from the coding sequence ATGGTTGCTGATACAAACGCTGAACTGCCAGCCCTCATTGCCCGCGCTCAGGCGGGCGATGCAGCAGCGTTCGGTGAGTTGTATACACGGTATGCGAAATGTATCCTGCGCTACATGTATGTGCGCACACGCGAGCCGGAACTGGCGCAGGATCTGACCCAGGAAGTGTTTATTCGCGTCATCAAAGGGATTGGCGGGTTGCAGTATCGCGGAGAAAAACTGTTTTTGGGGTGGTTGTATACGATAGCCGGGAATGTGCTGGTCGGTCAGGCGCGGCGGCGGCAGATTGCAGCATCATCACTCGACGATACGACCGAGGTGACCGATCCACGTGGGCAGGACGCAGTGGCATCACTGTTTGAGCGTCTGTCGTTACAGCATGCGATTGCTCAGTTGACGGTCGAACAGCAACACGTGCTGATGATGAAGTTCTTTGGCGATATGACGAACCAGGAAATCGCAGCGACGATTGGGAAGACCGAGGGCGCCGTCAAGGCGCTCCAACATCGCGCAATTCAGGCGCTTCAGCACATACTTGAACAGGAACCGGGCGAACAACTGATGTCCAGGGCGCTGGGCAGCGCCGATGTTGCCTGA
- the recO gene encoding DNA repair protein RecO, whose translation MRDRVYRTEAIIIRRSDAGEADRLVTILTPLGRQRVVARGARKLHSRLAGHIELFTHTMLMLAIGRNLHIVTQSSPLDRFERLRTDLERIGAAYYAAELVDRLVEEEAENKRAFSILLGTLRALNAGAAIDLTLRAYELHLLDALGYRPQLYECAACGAVLTEATNRFSPVTGGALCPDCAGVDRLALPMSLAAFKLLRYLQSQPLEISGELRISPATRAETESLLRAYLRHILERDPRSLAFLDDVRQMLRTSSPASVGSSATRYFAQGDTDENDRDPPGAR comes from the coding sequence TTGCGTGATCGTGTCTACCGTACCGAAGCGATCATCATCCGGCGATCCGATGCAGGTGAGGCGGATCGTCTGGTAACGATACTGACGCCGCTGGGCAGACAGCGCGTTGTCGCCAGAGGTGCGCGCAAACTACATAGTCGCCTGGCCGGGCATATCGAACTGTTCACCCATACAATGCTCATGCTGGCAATTGGGCGTAATCTGCACATTGTGACGCAGAGCAGTCCGCTGGATCGCTTCGAGCGACTGCGCACCGATCTGGAACGCATCGGCGCAGCGTACTATGCTGCTGAACTCGTTGATCGCCTGGTCGAGGAAGAAGCCGAAAATAAACGTGCCTTTTCGATTTTGCTGGGCACATTGCGCGCCCTCAATGCTGGCGCTGCAATCGATCTGACGCTGCGCGCGTATGAACTGCATCTGCTTGATGCCCTTGGATACCGTCCGCAATTGTACGAATGCGCTGCGTGCGGTGCGGTGCTGACCGAAGCAACCAATCGTTTCAGTCCGGTAACAGGTGGGGCGCTCTGCCCCGATTGCGCCGGGGTGGATCGCCTGGCATTGCCGATGAGTCTGGCGGCATTCAAACTGCTGCGCTACCTTCAATCTCAACCGCTGGAGATCTCCGGAGAACTCCGCATATCACCTGCTACACGCGCGGAAACCGAATCGTTGTTGCGCGCTTACCTGCGCCATATCCTGGAACGCGATCCGCGTTCGCTGGCGTTTCTCGATGATGTTCGACAGATGTTGCGCACCTCCAGTCCGGCATCTGTCGGCTCATCCGCAACGCGCTATTTCGCTCAGGGAGATACCGATGAAAACGATAGAGACCCTCCTGGGGCGCGGTGA